A portion of the Musa acuminata AAA Group cultivar baxijiao chromosome BXJ1-1, Cavendish_Baxijiao_AAA, whole genome shotgun sequence genome contains these proteins:
- the LOC103974132 gene encoding probable sodium/metabolite cotransporter BASS2, chloroplastic isoform X2, whose amino-acid sequence MATTVTTATVASSSSYVASISRVLCRDSGSQSRHAMAAKCCSFSSYIARCVPQPPHALGSGSPMPNGGRGRNEAVACSMASPIIPVLRSRQVLCKAEANASGDFPNNPVAEMSQYESIVELLTTLFPVWVILGTIIGIYKPSMVTWLETDLFTVGLGFLMLSMGLTLTFEDFRRCLRNPWTVGVGFLAQYLIKPLLGFAIAMTLKLSAPLATGLILVSCCPGGQASNVATYISKGNVALSVLMTTCSTIGAIVMTPLLTKLLAGQLVPVDAAGLAISTFQVVLVPTIVGDWASCSSLEGSRSTTYYSCSSPSCCSICSWLLVFKIVIIRGIHFSYHFHRMRNAEFCSWIFACPKTFHKSSRSCSFSCQCCLHGAWWECPSRVLEEQADSCG is encoded by the exons ATGGCTACAACGGTGACGACGGCGACGGTAGCGTCTTCCTCCTCCTATGTGGCCTCCATCTCTCGGGTCCTCTGCAGAGACAGTGGATCTCAGTCGCGACACGCCATGGCCGCCAAGTGCTGCTCCTTCTCGTCATATATTGCCCGTTGCGTCCCCCAACCCCCTCATG CTTTGGGAAGTGGGTCACCGATGccgaatggaggaagaggaaggaacgaGGCGGTTGCTTGCTCGATGGCGTCGCCCATCATCCCGGTTTTGAG GAGTCGACAAGTTTTGTGTAAAGCTGAAGCAAATGCTTCTGGGGATTTTCCAAATAATCCTGTGGCTGAAATGAGCCAGTATGAGAGTATAGTTGAACTACTTACGACTCTTTTCCCTGTTTGG GTCATACTAGGGACTATTATTGGCATATACAAGCCATCTATG GTTACCTGGCTGGAGACAGACCTTTTCACTGTAGGTTTGGGATTCCTGATGCTATCCATGGGTTTGACGCTTACATTTGAGGATTTCAGAAGATGCTTGAGAAACCCATGGACA GTAGGCGTAGGATTCCTTGCACAATATTTAATTAAACCTTTGCTAGGCTTTGCGATTGCTATG ACACTGAAATTATCGGCTCCTCTTGCAACTGGTCTTATTCTGGTATCATGTTGTCCTGGAGGCCAAGCATCCAATGTTGCGACTTATATATCCAAAGGAAATGTCGCACTTTCAGTCCTTATGACAAC TTGTTCGACAATTGGTGCTATAGTCATGACACCCCTTCTTACTAAGCTCCTTGCCGGCCAGCTTGTTCCTGTTGATGCAGCT GGATTGGCCATCAGTACTTTTCAGGTGGTTTTGGTGCCCACTATTGTTGGAg ATTGGGCAAGTTGCAGTAGTCTTGAAGGCTCAAGGAGCACAACTTATTATTCCTGTAGCTCTCCTTCATGCTGCAGCATTTGCTCTTGGTTATTGGTGTTCAAGATTGTCATCATTCGGGGAATCCACTTCTCGTACCATTTCCATAGAATGCGGAATGCAG AGTTCTGCTCTTGGATTTTTGCTTGCCCAAAAACATTTCACAAATCCTCTCGTAGCTGTTCCTTCAGCTGTCAGTGTTGTCTTCATGGCG
- the LOC103974132 gene encoding probable sodium/metabolite cotransporter BASS2, chloroplastic isoform X3 gives MATTVTTATVASSSSYVASISRVLCRDSGSQSRHAMAAKCCSFSSYIARCVPQPPHALGSGSPMPNGGRGRNEAVACSMASPIIPVLRSRQVLCKAEANASGDFPNNPVAEMSQYESIVELLTTLFPVWVILGTIIGIYKPSMVTWLETDLFTVGLGFLMLSMGLTLTFEDFRRCLRNPWTVGVGFLAQYLIKPLLGFAIAMTLKLSAPLATGLILVSCCPGGQASNVATYISKGNVALSVLMTTCSTIGAIVMTPLLTKLLAGQLVPVDAAGLAISTFQVVLVPTIVGVLSHEYFPKFTERIITLTPLIGVILTTLLCASPKDIITHFIVSWIILENITFHCSEF, from the exons ATGGCTACAACGGTGACGACGGCGACGGTAGCGTCTTCCTCCTCCTATGTGGCCTCCATCTCTCGGGTCCTCTGCAGAGACAGTGGATCTCAGTCGCGACACGCCATGGCCGCCAAGTGCTGCTCCTTCTCGTCATATATTGCCCGTTGCGTCCCCCAACCCCCTCATG CTTTGGGAAGTGGGTCACCGATGccgaatggaggaagaggaaggaacgaGGCGGTTGCTTGCTCGATGGCGTCGCCCATCATCCCGGTTTTGAG GAGTCGACAAGTTTTGTGTAAAGCTGAAGCAAATGCTTCTGGGGATTTTCCAAATAATCCTGTGGCTGAAATGAGCCAGTATGAGAGTATAGTTGAACTACTTACGACTCTTTTCCCTGTTTGG GTCATACTAGGGACTATTATTGGCATATACAAGCCATCTATG GTTACCTGGCTGGAGACAGACCTTTTCACTGTAGGTTTGGGATTCCTGATGCTATCCATGGGTTTGACGCTTACATTTGAGGATTTCAGAAGATGCTTGAGAAACCCATGGACA GTAGGCGTAGGATTCCTTGCACAATATTTAATTAAACCTTTGCTAGGCTTTGCGATTGCTATG ACACTGAAATTATCGGCTCCTCTTGCAACTGGTCTTATTCTGGTATCATGTTGTCCTGGAGGCCAAGCATCCAATGTTGCGACTTATATATCCAAAGGAAATGTCGCACTTTCAGTCCTTATGACAAC TTGTTCGACAATTGGTGCTATAGTCATGACACCCCTTCTTACTAAGCTCCTTGCCGGCCAGCTTGTTCCTGTTGATGCAGCT GGATTGGCCATCAGTACTTTTCAGGTGGTTTTGGTGCCCACTATTGTTGGAg TGTTGTCACATGAGTATTTCCCAAAGTTTACTGAGCGAATAATCACACTTACGCCACTGATTGGAGTTATCCTTACCACATTGCTATGTGCAAGCCCT AAAGACATCATTACTCATTTCATAGTTTcatggatcattctggagaatATCACTTTCCACTGCAGCGAATTCTAG
- the LOC103974132 gene encoding probable sodium/metabolite cotransporter BASS2, chloroplastic isoform X1, translating to MATTVTTATVASSSSYVASISRVLCRDSGSQSRHAMAAKCCSFSSYIARCVPQPPHALGSGSPMPNGGRGRNEAVACSMASPIIPVLRSRQVLCKAEANASGDFPNNPVAEMSQYESIVELLTTLFPVWVILGTIIGIYKPSMVTWLETDLFTVGLGFLMLSMGLTLTFEDFRRCLRNPWTVGVGFLAQYLIKPLLGFAIAMTLKLSAPLATGLILVSCCPGGQASNVATYISKGNVALSVLMTTCSTIGAIVMTPLLTKLLAGQLVPVDAAGLAISTFQVVLVPTIVGVLSHEYFPKFTERIITLTPLIGVILTTLLCASPIGQVAVVLKAQGAQLIIPVALLHAAAFALGYWCSRLSSFGESTSRTISIECGMQSSALGFLLAQKHFTNPLVAVPSAVSVVFMALGGSALAVFWRNRPIPVDDKDDFKE from the exons ATGGCTACAACGGTGACGACGGCGACGGTAGCGTCTTCCTCCTCCTATGTGGCCTCCATCTCTCGGGTCCTCTGCAGAGACAGTGGATCTCAGTCGCGACACGCCATGGCCGCCAAGTGCTGCTCCTTCTCGTCATATATTGCCCGTTGCGTCCCCCAACCCCCTCATG CTTTGGGAAGTGGGTCACCGATGccgaatggaggaagaggaaggaacgaGGCGGTTGCTTGCTCGATGGCGTCGCCCATCATCCCGGTTTTGAG GAGTCGACAAGTTTTGTGTAAAGCTGAAGCAAATGCTTCTGGGGATTTTCCAAATAATCCTGTGGCTGAAATGAGCCAGTATGAGAGTATAGTTGAACTACTTACGACTCTTTTCCCTGTTTGG GTCATACTAGGGACTATTATTGGCATATACAAGCCATCTATG GTTACCTGGCTGGAGACAGACCTTTTCACTGTAGGTTTGGGATTCCTGATGCTATCCATGGGTTTGACGCTTACATTTGAGGATTTCAGAAGATGCTTGAGAAACCCATGGACA GTAGGCGTAGGATTCCTTGCACAATATTTAATTAAACCTTTGCTAGGCTTTGCGATTGCTATG ACACTGAAATTATCGGCTCCTCTTGCAACTGGTCTTATTCTGGTATCATGTTGTCCTGGAGGCCAAGCATCCAATGTTGCGACTTATATATCCAAAGGAAATGTCGCACTTTCAGTCCTTATGACAAC TTGTTCGACAATTGGTGCTATAGTCATGACACCCCTTCTTACTAAGCTCCTTGCCGGCCAGCTTGTTCCTGTTGATGCAGCT GGATTGGCCATCAGTACTTTTCAGGTGGTTTTGGTGCCCACTATTGTTGGAg TGTTGTCACATGAGTATTTCCCAAAGTTTACTGAGCGAATAATCACACTTACGCCACTGATTGGAGTTATCCTTACCACATTGCTATGTGCAAGCCCT ATTGGGCAAGTTGCAGTAGTCTTGAAGGCTCAAGGAGCACAACTTATTATTCCTGTAGCTCTCCTTCATGCTGCAGCATTTGCTCTTGGTTATTGGTGTTCAAGATTGTCATCATTCGGGGAATCCACTTCTCGTACCATTTCCATAGAATGCGGAATGCAG AGTTCTGCTCTTGGATTTTTGCTTGCCCAAAAACATTTCACAAATCCTCTCGTAGCTGTTCCTTCAGCTGTCAGTGTTGTCTTCATGGCG